In Amaranthus tricolor cultivar Red isolate AtriRed21 chromosome 3, ASM2621246v1, whole genome shotgun sequence, a single window of DNA contains:
- the LOC130808379 gene encoding uncharacterized protein LOC130808379 yields MDDLLQAVKNVGVKNIDAVLYDTPSIYQSVSAAFTNASGPQHMVAKKSRPIEIFSSSETRGGRIIVAWKYEDLKIDIKRYHNQYIHVEVNPMLILKNMQLLKNFLKNKYMGTHIEDSLRHAEAKLSWLKFGDGNTKLFHNSIKKTRNANTIRTLQIDGNKTTDQNKIQQAFLKYFKGILSSKLDNRQRINMDIIKEGPSMNDHHRQLLNLQFSYDEIKQAMWSIPDNKALGLDGYNSAWNVTVITLIPKTNFPNDPGGFDLYPVAMSYTNGAFVAGRNILHNILLCQDIMKHYEWKNCPASCLLKIISAKTLQGQRGIWQGDPISPLLFVIGMEYLSRTLKTSSKLSRFNYHPRCKKLRLNHLIFADDLMLMCKGDHTSIQVLMESITNFSKASGLSTNFNKSAMFLAGLSTSYKQELSKEFQFPPGNLPVKYLCVSLSSKRIIAMDCDILVEKMAKRIKSWNTKFLSYAARLQLISVVLMSISSYRC; encoded by the exons ATGGACGATCTCTTACAAGCTGTGAAGAACGTTGGAGTCAAAAATATTGATGcg gttttatacgacactccaag CATTTATCAAAGTGTATCTGCTGCTTTCACTAATGCTTCAGGACCACAACATATGGTGGCTAAAAAATCACGCCCAATTGAAATTTTTTCTAGTAGTGAAACAAGGG GAGGTAGAATTATTGTAGCTTGGAAATATGAGGATCTGAAGATTGACATCAAGAGATATCATAACCAATATATCCATGTTGAGGTCAACCCCATGTTG ATTCTCAAGAACatgcaacttttgaaaaatttctTGAAAAACAAATACATGGGCACACATATTGAGGATAGCCTTCGTCATGCAGA AGCTAAGCTGAGCTGGTTGAAGTTTGGGGATGGCAATACAAAACTATTTCACAATAGCATCAAGAAAACACGGAATGCAAACACAATTCGAACACTTCAAATTGATGGTAACAAAACTACAGATCAAAACAAAATTCAGCAAGCATTCCTGAAATATTTCAAAGGCATCCTAAGTAGCAAGCTTGATAATCGACAGAGGATCAATATGGACATCATCAAAGAAGGCCCCTCCATGAATGACCACCATAGACAGCTCCTCAACCTTCAGTTCTCATATGACGAAATCAAGCAAGCAATGTGGAGTATCCCAGACAATAAAGCCTTAGGTCTTGATGGCTACAATAGTG CTTGGAATGTGACTGTCATTACCCTTATTCCAAAGACCAATTTCCCAAATGACCCTGGAGGCTTCGATCTATATCCTGTTGCCATGTCATATACAAAT GGAGCTTTTGTTGCAGGTCGCAACATCCTTCACAATATTCTCCTTTGTCAAGATATTATGAAGCACTATGAATGGAAGAATTGCCCAGCTAGCTGCCTTCTCAAAATTATCTCCGCAAA AACACTTCAAGGCCAGAGAGGCATTTGGCAAGGAGACCCAATCTCTCCCCTCCTTTTTGTCATTGGAATGGAATATTTATCTAGAACCTTGAAAACTTCTAGCAAGTTAAGCAGATTTAATTATCATCCCAGATGTAAGAAGTTAAGGCTCAATCACCTTATTTTTGCAGATGACCTTATGCTGATGTGCAAAGGAGATCATACATCCATTCAGGTCCTCATGGAGAGCATCACAAACTTCTCTAAGGCCTCCGGCCTCAGTACTAACTTCAACAAATCTGCGATGTTCTTAGCAGGCTTGAGCACCTCTTACAAGCAGGAGCTGTCCAAAGAGTTTCAATTCCCCCCAGGAAACCTCCCTGTAAAATATCTTTGTGTTTCTCTCTCCTCAAAACGTATTATTGCTATGGACTGTGATATCCTTGTGGAGAAGATGGCTAAAAGAATCAAATCATGGAATACTAAGTTCTTATCGTATGCTGCTAGGCTCCAACTGATTAGTGTTGTGTTAATGAGTATATCGAGCTACAGGTGTTAG